In Cyprinus carpio isolate SPL01 chromosome A1, ASM1834038v1, whole genome shotgun sequence, the following proteins share a genomic window:
- the zmynd10 gene encoding zinc finger MYND domain-containing protein 10 produces MDSVLLHGEAEGYIQSLEKMALRDIGSTKWFRQHEYIEKLNMQAILNASANQEEFIKDLFVSLGKIPTLVHAMILTEVWKYKVFPIICKLQDFNPKSTFLLYMVIHHEATIINLLETIMYHKESSEAAGDSVLDLVDYCHRKLTLLAGRSVSGEIPTEDQVTHTQLSDTTSVQDVQRQSDMLEFEISVKALSVLCYITDHIESLSLSVLSRMLCTHNMPCVLVQLVENCPWNKGALEKYTEGKWRTVLPEDQLKLSKHDGQVWMALLNLLLKPDCQRKYDFNNFNKTQLLKLRGFLTDVVIDQLPNLLDLRHFLSQLAITDPAAPKKDLILEQVFQQTHTYIQYYHSKVWGQ; encoded by the exons ATGGATTCGGTACTTCTGCATGGAGAAGCCGAAGGTTATATTCAGAGTCTGGAGAAGATGGCATTGCGTGATATCGGAAGCACAAA gtggTTTCGCCAGCATGAGTACATTGAGAAGCTGAATATGCAAGCTATTCTGAATGCCAGTGCCAACCAGGAGGAATTCATAAAAGACCTGTTTGTTTCTCTTGGAAag ATCCCCACACTGGTGCATGCAATGATACTTACAGAAGTCTGGAAATATAAAGTGTTTCCCATAATTTGCAAACTCCAGGACTTTAACCCAAAGAGCACATTTCTTCTCTACATGGTG ATTCACCACGAAGCTACCATCATAAACCTGCTGGAAACAATTATGTACCACAAG GAGTCCAGCGAGGCTGCTGGTGATAGTGTACTTGATTTAGTGGATTACTGTCATCGCAAACTCACACTGCTGGCAGGACGCTCTGTTTCTGGAGAGATCCCGACGGAGGACcaagttacacacacacagctgtcagaCACGACATCTGTACAA GATGTGCAAAGACAAAGTGACATGTTAGAGTTTGAAATCTCTGTCAAGGCTCTGTCAGTATTGTGCTACATCACCGATCACATTGAGAG TTTGAGTTTGAGTGTGCTCTCGAGGATGCTGTGCACTCATAATATGCCCTGTGTGCTGGTACAATTAGTGGAAAATTGCCCCTGGAACAAAG GAGCACTGGAGAAGTACACAGAGGGGAAGTGGAGAACCGTCCTGCCTGAAGATCAGCTAAAGCTGAGTAAACATGACGGCCAGGTGTGGATGGCTTTACTGAACCTGCTCCTCAAACCAGACTGCCAGAGGAAATATGATTTCAATAACTTTAACAAAACACAGCTCTTAAAG CTCCGTGGGTTTTTGACAGACGTTGTTATAGATCAGTTACCAAATCTACTTGATCTCAGGCATTTTCTCAGTCAACTTGCTATCACAGATCCAGCAGCCCCTAAAAAAGATCTCATCTTGGAGCAGGTATTCCAGCAAACACACACCTATATACagtactaccattcaaaagtttggggtcagtaa